GTGTTTTGAAATGCTCAACCAATGGCACGCTCGATTGGCTTGCTGATATTGAACATGGCACCTATCTCGATGCGGCCCCGAGTTTGATGGCGGGTTCAGATGGGAATTTGTACGGCACAACCTCCGTCGGTGGCCTAAAGAACAGCGGCACTATTTTTCGCCTCACTCTTCAAGGCAATTATACCCGACTCTACTCGTTCTCTGGTCCCGACGGAGTATTTCCCCGCGGAGAGTTGGTGCAGGACACGGATGGAAATTTCTATGGCACCACCACTTCGGGCGGTGCTCATAACTGGGGGACGGTCTTCAAATATTCAACCAACGGCGTCCTCAGCACGCTGTTCAGTTTTGCGGGACCCGATGGCAATGCGCCAGCGGGAGGATTGGTGCGCACTCCGGATGGAACCCTTTATGGAACCACTGCCGGTGGCGGCCTTCAAGATCTTGGAACCGTCTTCAAAATCTCCCCCTCCGGCGTGCTGACATCCCTCGTCTCCTTCGTGGCTACAAACGGGGTCTACCCACTCGGCTACGAGCCAAGGGCAGGACTTTTGTTGGAGGAAGACGGCAATCTCCTCGGCGTCAATTCTTGGGGCGGTCAGAGCTACAATGGGACCGTTTTTAGGATGACTCCAAACGGCGCCGCGAGCACTCTGGTTGATTTCCATAATGAAACCGGGAATGCTCCCCATAGCGCGCTCATCAAGTCAGTGAATGGTAACATATATGGCACTGCACTAGAAGGCGGCCTTTACGGGGGAGGTACCATCTTCCAGCTGAATCCAGCCGGACAAGTGACAACTTTGCATCACTTTCAGGGCACGGAAGGCATCAATCCGGTCAGCGGCCTCTTGGAAGCACCAGACGGAAACCTCTACGGCGCCACTCAATCCGTATTTGTTGGAACCAATTATAACCGGTATGGAGGTTTATTCCGCTGTGGCACCAATGGTGACTTCACGCCCTTGATGGCCTTTGACGGAGTGAATGGCAGAACTCCCAGTGCACCTCTCGTTCAAGGCCCGGACGGTTTTATATACGGCACTACGGCAGAAACGGGCTCCACCAACAAAATCAGCACGATCTTTAAAATTTCAACGAACGGTTCTTTCTCCTCTCTGGTCTCTTTTGATTCCTCAGTCGGTTTGACTCCCAATAGCCTGACTGTTGGAACCAATGGGCTCCTTTATGGAATAACCTTCTCTGGCGGTATCAGCAATTATGGCAATATTTTTTCCGTAAGCACCAATGGTCTCTTCACCTCATTGGCCCAACTCACTGCTCTCACTGGCGGAAAATCAGTTGCTCCCCTGACTCTGCATCCGGATGGCAATTTTTATGGCGTTACCTCCTACGGTGGTACAAACGACGCGGGAACATTCTTTAAATTGAACCATGCCGGCAACCTGAGCATCATTTCTCATTTCCCTTCCATCTATCATTCCTTGGATAAGTATGGCCTGACTATTGGTCGGGACGGCAATTTTTACGCCTTCTTTGCCGGCGGCGGAGCGGAAGATGATGGAAGGTTTATCAGAATTTCCCCGGCAGGTGATCTTACCGAACTTTACAATTTCACGTACAATGACAGCCGATGGCCGTTAGGCATACCGCTGTTGGTTGATTCCGGTGCTTTCTATGCGACAACCACATACGGCGGCTCCAAAGGCGCAGGCAGCCTCATCCGCCTGTATGAACCTTCACTCACTTTTGCCGCGATTGGAAATTCGGACATCACCTTGTCATGGCCTGCCGCCGCTACAAATTATACCCTCCAATCCGCCACCTCACTCAATTCTCCCATTTGGACCACCTTGAATCTCACCCTCTCGGTCACCAACCAAACCAACAGCGTCGTTTTACCAAAAGAAGCCGGTAATAAATTCTTTCGATTGTCCCAATGACATTGTACTACACCCGCTCACTCCTCTGATGTATTCAACCAACTGCAGCCCCAGTTCCGCAACCATTGCAAGCGCCCCTTTCCAAATGATATAGTGACCATCGATGTCACTCATCGCCTCCATCGAAGAATTGGAAGCCATCTACGGCCTGCCCGCTGAAACCGCCACGCTCAAAGTCGCCGACCGCATCACACCGCATTATCGCGCTTTCATCGACGCCTCACCCTTCGCCGCCCTGGCCACCAGCGGTCCTGAAGGGCTCGACTGCTCCCCGCGCGGAGACCTCCCCGGCTTTGTCCGCGTGAACGGCCGCTCCCATCTCACCATCGATGCCGACGTGCTAGCCTCCTTTGCCGTCGATGGCAAATCCCCGCGCACCGTCATGATCATCACTGTCGAAGCCGTCTATTTCCAATGCGCCCGCGCCATCATCCGCTCCGACCTGTGGAATCCTGCCAGGCATCAAGACCCCAACAACCTGCCCAGCCCCGGCCAAATTCTCGCCGACATGAGCGAAAACCGCGTCGGCGGCGAAGACTATGACCGAGCTTGGGCCGATCGAGCCAAACAAACACTCTGGTGATGTTTCACCGCTTCAAAGCCAGACACTTGCACACCCCAAAAAAGCTTCCAGTTATCCTTCTTCTTCATTATCTTCGCAGAGCAGTGATCGTCTCATTTGCCGTAACAAAATGAACATTAAGGAGCAGCACCAACCAAAAGGCATTCGCGGTAGATCGCTTTTCCTGCTCCTTACAATCTTGTCGCTTTCTGCCTCCAGCCTCCTGCAGGCCCAAAGCTTTTCCGGAACCAATCACGTTCCAACTACAGTTCATCCACTGACAGCCAAGGGCATCGAAAACTTTTTCCAATTAAGCGATCGCTTTTACTCCGGCTCCGCACCGGAAGGTGAATCGGCCTTTGCCGAACTAAAAAATCGCGGCATCAAAACCATCATTACGGTCGATGGCGCCAAACCCGACGTCGAAACCGCCCACCGTTTCGGCATCCGCTACGTCCACCTTCCCATCGGCTACGATGGTGTGCCAACCAACCAGGCCATCCGTCTCGTCAAAGCTGCCGAAACTTTGCCTGGTCCCATTTACATCCACTGCCACCATGGCATGCATCGCGGCCCTGCTGGTGCCGCCGTCATCTGCATGGCCACTGAAGGCTGGAGCGCCGAGCAAGCCGACTCCTGGCTCAGGCTCGCCGGCACCGCCACCAACTACGCCGGCCTCTACAAAAGTGTCGAACAATTTCAGGTCCCTACTCCCGAAGCTTTGAAAAAAGTTCCCGCCAATTTTCCCGAACAATCCCCAGTCTCCCCGCTCGCTGATGTCATGATCCAGATTGATGAACGCTTTGAGAATTTGAAGTTGATCAAAAAAGCAGGCTATAGTGTTCCCACTTCCCATCCCGACCTGGATCCCGCCCACGAAGCCTTGCTCCTCAACGAACTCTTCAAGGAACTCCTCCGCTCACCTGCAACAGCCAGGCGCACTCAGGATTTCCAAGCCAAATTACAGGAAGCTGAAGGCTGCTCCCATCAATTTTACAACGCTCTCATCAGCACAAACATTTCCGGTGGATACTCAGTAGCTGCTTTCAAACAGCTCAACGCAGCTATCACAGATGCCACTTTCAAAAAAGTCACCGACTCCTGTACCGCTTGTCACAAAGCGCACCGCAACTGAATCGAGTAGACTTCCCGAACTTCCCTACCTTTCAAGTGTGAATTGTACCGGCTGATCCACCTCAGATTCCACCGGCACATCATTCAACCTCGCCGGCTCAAATTCCCATCGGCGGCGCACCGTTTCGACAGCAGCTTCATCCAGCTCGGCAAATCCGGAACTCTCCTTCACCTCAACCTGCGTTGGCCTCCCTTTCGCATCCACCTGCACCCGCAACACCACCAACCCTTCATGACGCCGCCGTTTGGCAGTGACGGGATAATCGGGCGCTGGACTTCTGCGCCCCCGCGGAAAAGCCTGCGTCATCACACCCTTGTTTGCGGTCGGAGTTGTCGCCTGCGAAGCCGCACTTCCTTCTGCAGCCGTTGATCCCGAAGGCGCGGTCACAGGCGCAGTTTCAACACTCGCCTCAGGCGGAGCACTGGCAATGTGAGCAGTATTAGCTGCCTGAACCACAGGCTCCGGAGGAGTCACAATTTGACTGGTCAGCTCCACCACCGGTTCACTCATTTCCGGTTTGGCTATGGGAGCAGGGAGAACTGGACGGGGAACAACTGGCGGCTCAAGGCTCGGCTTGGGTGGCGGCACCGAAACAGGCTTAATTTCCTTGGGCGCTTCAACTGGCTTGGGCACAGCTGCAACTTTGGCCGCAGTCGCCGGCGTTTCTGATGACTCGCCTGGAAATCCCGTCACGAGGCTTACCTCCACATCCCTGAACTTTCCCTCATCATTCGAGCGCGCGAGGTGTATGGAATAAGCGGCAACAGCAAGTGCCAGCAACGCATGCAAAGCGATTGCCACCACCAGGCTTCGTTTAAAATCCATCTTCATCACGACCGGACTATGGCGTAAATTATCAACTCCTTTGCAATTTGTCTTTTGCTTTCATCCGCCCCTGGATTGGAAGTGCCCCGGATAGCCCGATAGGACGGGCCAGAAGAATTTGTGAAGAGGACCAAAAATCGAAATCACAGCCGCATGCCCATCATTGCGGCGCAACCGTCTGATATTCCGTTACCCCGTTGACGAAAACCGGCATGTAATAAACACCGTTAAATTGGTATGCCATCTGTCCATTAACCGCCACTTGCGCCGCTCCCGGGGGCAACTCCGGCACGGTAACGCCCAACGGAGGCTGTACGACCACGAATTGATTGCCTTGCTGAACGTAAAATGCTCCGGCCGAATAATAATAGGTGACATTTCCTGCAACGATCGAAACCGCATCGGATGGAAGCTCATTCACCACGGCCCCAACCGGCGGATACACCTCCTGGTAAGACCCTTGGGCTGTCGGCTGATAGTAAAGACCGTCGGAATAATAATAAGGCGCATTATTTACGTACAATGGCTCATATCCAACTGGCAACACAGCGACGAATGCGCCTGGAAAAAATCGTCTCCGGAAAAAATGATCCCGGTCAAAATCCCTCGCAAAATGCCGATTCACATCCACTCTCTCATTTCGAATAATGGGTGAATTGGCGTGCCGAATCGATCCATGATCAATGCGCCCAACTGCATGATGCGGCACCTCCGGGCCTGAACGCCGGTGTAAACGGTCGCGCGGGCGCTGCCGGTCGCGGTCCAAACCCACCCCCATGCTCGCCGCCTCCAACGTGCTCGCCTCCACCCAT
This genomic stretch from Pedosphaera parvula Ellin514 harbors:
- a CDS encoding choice-of-anchor tandem repeat GloVer-containing protein — protein: VLKCSTNGTLDWLADIEHGTYLDAAPSLMAGSDGNLYGTTSVGGLKNSGTIFRLTLQGNYTRLYSFSGPDGVFPRGELVQDTDGNFYGTTTSGGAHNWGTVFKYSTNGVLSTLFSFAGPDGNAPAGGLVRTPDGTLYGTTAGGGLQDLGTVFKISPSGVLTSLVSFVATNGVYPLGYEPRAGLLLEEDGNLLGVNSWGGQSYNGTVFRMTPNGAASTLVDFHNETGNAPHSALIKSVNGNIYGTALEGGLYGGGTIFQLNPAGQVTTLHHFQGTEGINPVSGLLEAPDGNLYGATQSVFVGTNYNRYGGLFRCGTNGDFTPLMAFDGVNGRTPSAPLVQGPDGFIYGTTAETGSTNKISTIFKISTNGSFSSLVSFDSSVGLTPNSLTVGTNGLLYGITFSGGISNYGNIFSVSTNGLFTSLAQLTALTGGKSVAPLTLHPDGNFYGVTSYGGTNDAGTFFKLNHAGNLSIISHFPSIYHSLDKYGLTIGRDGNFYAFFAGGGAEDDGRFIRISPAGDLTELYNFTYNDSRWPLGIPLLVDSGAFYATTTYGGSKGAGSLIRLYEPSLTFAAIGNSDITLSWPAAATNYTLQSATSLNSPIWTTLNLTLSVTNQTNSVVLPKEAGNKFFRLSQ
- a CDS encoding pyridoxamine 5'-phosphate oxidase family protein — its product is MSLIASIEELEAIYGLPAETATLKVADRITPHYRAFIDASPFAALATSGPEGLDCSPRGDLPGFVRVNGRSHLTIDADVLASFAVDGKSPRTVMIITVEAVYFQCARAIIRSDLWNPARHQDPNNLPSPGQILADMSENRVGGEDYDRAWADRAKQTLW
- a CDS encoding phosphatase domain-containing putative toxin — its product is MNIKEQHQPKGIRGRSLFLLLTILSLSASSLLQAQSFSGTNHVPTTVHPLTAKGIENFFQLSDRFYSGSAPEGESAFAELKNRGIKTIITVDGAKPDVETAHRFGIRYVHLPIGYDGVPTNQAIRLVKAAETLPGPIYIHCHHGMHRGPAGAAVICMATEGWSAEQADSWLRLAGTATNYAGLYKSVEQFQVPTPEALKKVPANFPEQSPVSPLADVMIQIDERFENLKLIKKAGYSVPTSHPDLDPAHEALLLNELFKELLRSPATARRTQDFQAKLQEAEGCSHQFYNALISTNISGGYSVAAFKQLNAAITDATFKKVTDSCTACHKAHRN
- a CDS encoding energy transducer TonB encodes the protein MKMDFKRSLVVAIALHALLALAVAAYSIHLARSNDEGKFRDVEVSLVTGFPGESSETPATAAKVAAVPKPVEAPKEIKPVSVPPPKPSLEPPVVPRPVLPAPIAKPEMSEPVVELTSQIVTPPEPVVQAANTAHIASAPPEASVETAPVTAPSGSTAAEGSAASQATTPTANKGVMTQAFPRGRRSPAPDYPVTAKRRRHEGLVVLRVQVDAKGRPTQVEVKESSGFAELDEAAVETVRRRWEFEPARLNDVPVESEVDQPVQFTLER
- a CDS encoding DUF6515 family protein; this translates as MECRRNTVVVVVVVDMAAEVGMLEEWVEASTLEAASMGVGLDRDRQRPRDRLHRRSGPEVPHHAVGRIDHGSIRHANSPIIRNERVDVNRHFARDFDRDHFFRRRFFPGAFVAVLPVGYEPLYVNNAPYYYSDGLYYQPTAQGSYQEVYPPVGAVVNELPSDAVSIVAGNVTYYYSAGAFYVQQGNQFVVVQPPLGVTVPELPPGAAQVAVNGQMAYQFNGVYYMPVFVNGVTEYQTVAPQ